AATGGTTTTTGATAACCTTTTTCTTCTTTAATATCAACCGCTTCTTGAGCAAAATTTAACATTATCTGTGCTTCTCTTGAACTAAATGAATTGATGTGAATTGAAGGGGCTGTTAAGTAGTTTACATTAATTCCATTTTGGTACGATAAAGTATCAAATATAAAGCCGCGTGTATTTTTGGAGCCCCGAAAAGAGCTAGGACCGTGATATCCAGGGTAATACGGATATTCACTTAAGTTACCATCTTTTGAATTTTGAAAGGTCACATAGTAGAATTGGGGGTCCAGTATAACATCAGCACCATGATTGGAAGCTGTAAGTTGTGTAATGTAATCTTGTAACTTCTCCATTTTCTCATCTCTTGGACTTAAAATAGCCCCACTGAGACTATTATCGGCTAATCCTCTCTCAATTTTATCCGATTTACCCCAGCCATGTTGAGCAAGTATATACATTTTCTACAGCTCCTCTTTAATTTGATTTAATTCCTTCATCAATAGATCACAAGACTTATATCGCATATGCGGACGTTTTGCTAATAAACGATTAATTAATGTAACCAATCTTTTAGGAATATCGGAACGACAGGTTGAGATTGGAGCATGGGGTGATTTTAAGATTGAAAAAATAATGTGTGTCTCACCAGTCCCTGGAAGAATAAAAGGGTGTCTGTTTGTCAAACTTTCATACAAAACGATCCCAAGGGAGAATAGATCAGAACGAAAATCTATTTCTCTTCCTGTTTCAATTAACTGTTCTGGTGAACTGTAGATTCTAGTACCCGGTTGGATAGGACCTTTCGTAATTGATGAAGCGTCGCCTTGATCATATGCGATACCAGCATCAAGTAATAAAAAATCACCAGTATTTTTATACATGATGTTATTGGGCTTAATGTCACGATGGATATATTTTCTCTCAACAAATTCGCTAATTGTAGAAGTTATCTGTAGCCCTACCTTAACACACTCATTAACTTCAAGGGTACGCTGTCGGAGAAAACCATCTAATGGTGTTCCATCAATAAAGCTTTCTGTAAAATGATAGTATTTTCGTCCATTAATTGAAATGACCCCTGGTTCAGTCGTTCCAAGTTTAATAAAGAAAGGAGAGGTCATTTCTCTCATCACTTTTATTTCTCTTTCGGCTCTACGAGTAATATCTGTCTCTACTTGTTCCCCATATTCCTCAAAGAGAGGAATTAGTTTTAATGCGCACTTGGTTCCTTCGTACAAACAGGTATAGACCAGTTTTTGGCCGCCAAAGGTGAGGAACTCAATCTCTCGTAAATCTGTTAATTTTTTTGTTAAATCTTCTTCAGGCACTTTTGATAGTTGCATTTGCTCACCTCTTGAATGTTAATATTTAGATATTACTAGTGTTTTACTAGTGAGTAAAGGGAATATGGGGATATATTACTATTTTTGCATAATCAGATGAGTAATATGGATCATTTGGATTATGGTATAATGTGGTAGATTGTTTTCACTTAATTTACTCTGGGGGGGCGATGTAAGTTGCAACTTACGAAACCGCAAATAACAGCAATAAATACATTGGATGAGAATCTTGAAACCATATAGAACGATACTCGAATAGAGAAAATCTTATAGATCAATGATTTAGCCCACTTCAATAAATTTGAACAAAGTAAGCACGTATGTCGTTAGTCATAAAGTACTAAAATTATTACGCATTGGAAAGGGTTTAAGTTCTTTTTGTCGAAAATAATAGTTTTAATTACTTAGTTTTTCCAACGCCGTTTCAGTAAGCAATCGATAACAGTATGCAGAAGACAGAAAAATGTGAAGGTGATAATGAAAATGAAATTAAAGTTTTATGTGCTATGGGCATTGTTTATCGTTGTGCTTGTAGGGGGCTACTTCCTGATCAACAAAAAAGATTTATTCAGTGGTGACCAAAATAAAGTAGCAAGTGCAGTAACGCCAACAAGCCAAACAATATCTTCAACAACCGCTTTGGAAAAGGGCAACACAGCCCCTACGGTTAGTTCTTCTATAGTCTCTATCCGATCCATTAATTCAAAGATGAAAGGCCAAACGGTTACAATTAAAGCAAGTATCAAGGATAAGAAGCAATCGAAGGACGGCCATCTTTTTCTTACAGTTGAAGATAGCAGTGGACTGTTGGACGTTCCAGTTTTTGCGGACAAGAAAGTTCCTACAGATCTGCTAATTGTAAATAAAGTATTTCAAATAACAGGGCAAGTGGATGTTTACAATGGGAAATTAGAGATAATTCCACAACAGACTGGCGATATTATACTGGCGTCGGACTCATTGGAAGTGACAAAAGCAAATTCAGGAAAGACAATTGAATTCCAAGCTACTGTCTTAACAAAATACCTTCATCCTGATGGTCATATGTTCCTAAAGGTAAAACGGTTAGATACAAACGAGGAGGTCGAAGTTCCGGTTTTCTCAAACCTAAATTACAATACAGAAAGTATTACGATCAATGCTCAGATGAAGATCAAAGGCCAAATCCAAGAATACAAAAATCAAATGGAAGTCATACCACAAAATGCTGCTGACTTAACAATCTTGAAAGAAGGTGATGAAAATCAAGTTATATTGAAAAGTCTTTCGGAGATATCAGACAAAGACCGTGGAAAGATGTTTCAGGTTAGAGGTTCTGTTAAGGGCGTTGCCGATAAAGATGGCCATCTCTTCTTTACGATGTACTTGGATAACAATAAAGAAATGAAGGCAGTTCTGTTTAGGGCAGATGGTAAGGAAATTGTAGGTCGTAAGACGAAGATTCAAAGTGCATCAAAAGAAGGTTTTCCAATCCATGTCTTAGCATTGGTGGATATATATAACGGTAATTTGGAACTCATTATTAACAAAGTATACAATGACTATTAAGTTGTGGGTGGTAGAGTCATGAGGACTAGTGAAGAGACTATTATTTCATCCTTCATTTTTATTGTTGCCGTCCTAGGTCTTTTCTTGCCGGTACATGTATTTATCTTATGTGCTTTGGTAAGTATTTGCTTGGCAGCCTACAGGTTATATCAATTATTCGCTATTGAGTCTCCGACTGCCAGTGTTTCTTCCTTTATGTTTGCTGCTCTTGTATGTGCGATGGCAGCCTTACTATGGAAATATACAAACCTTCGAGAGGGGTTACTTTTATTTGGCGGATATTGGTTACTAAGAGGCGCCTACGTAGAGTATTTTAAAATACTTCGGTCCCGATTAAATCGGCTTTACTATAGTGAAAATTTTCAGAAACCAAGAATTGATGTTACTGCGACTGATGAAAATGAAGCCCTAAAACAAGTGGTTTTCCAAATGGGCCAACATTTGCAACAAATCGCGAATCAGATAGGGGCGGTCTCTTCTGCGGTCAATTCCAGACCAAGTGAAATAACTCCCGCAATTTCCAACCTATCTGCTATAGAGCAAGAACTATTATCAATACGTGAGATCGAAACTCAAAACAAAGAGGATCTACATATCATCAAAAACAAATATGACGAGAAGTTTCAACAACTTCAAAACTTGATGATAACTATTCAACAAGAAAATCAAGCAAGAAACCAAATTTTAGATCATACAGTGAAGAAGCTTTTTTCTATAATAGAAGATACAAAGAGGGAACGGGAACTCACAAAGGATTTGTTCACACCAGAAAAATTGAGTGGACAGGAAGTTCAGGAAGAGCTTGAAAATCAGTTTAGATTCAAGTACCAGGGGTTCTTTGAGGACTCCATCAAAAGTGTAGCTCTAGCGCATCGGTTAGAGAAAGATTTTCAAAACGAACCAGTGTCACATAGTTTGTATGGAGTTTTAACGATATTGTATACAGGGATTATGGAACAAGAACTTCGAGCTATTATCGCGTTTAATGAAGGAAGAACTGAGATACCTGAACGTTTGTGGTATCGCATATGCGACTACTTGAATAGGAATCGTATTTCGGGGCTAATTTACCCAATGCCGGATTTTGTGAAAAAGCTAAAATTAATTAAAAAAATAAGGAATTTAGCCGCCCATGGAGCAGCCGTGACTCGCACGGATTATGAATTAGTTAAGAAATTTGCTTTAATAGATGATGCATTTTACCTAATGTCTGAAACTAAAATATCTCTGAAACAAACGGTAGTATTACAAACTGGATAAGGGTTGCATCCTACCTTCTTCCAATCTAATAAGGCGAACATTGGAAGTTCTTTGTTTGGGAAACACACATCGAAATTCAAGGTAGTAAAAGCAAGTTTTATGTTCAGCCTGAGTTTGTTTCATGATAATGGGAAATCGCGCCTAATCTGAAGGCTTTTTCTAAAAATTTAGATGCTATAAACAATCTTTGAATATTAATTAAAAAGGAGAGGAATTGTTTGGACGTCACACCAGATAAGCAGAATATTGATAAGGTGTTTTCCAGCACGACGTACTACATCGATTTCTATCAAAGACAGTATAAGTGGACAGACGAGCCGGTCCGGAGATTACTAGATGATATTTTTTATAAGTTCAATACGGAATACAAACAGTACAAGGATAACGATATTGAGTTGGATCAGCTTGTTGAACGCTATTCCTGGTACTATCTAAATACATATGTAACCAACACGATTGACGGCAAAGTCTACATTGTAGATGGTCAGCAGCGGTTAACCACCTTAACTCTTATCCTCATCAAATTGATGCACACCGCCAAACAATACGGTTCAGAGCTACGGGATTGGATCTCGGGAAAGATCGCTGGGCAATCCGGCTTTAGAAGGGAATTCTGGATGAATCACGAGCAACACAAAACGGCCATGTCCGGATTATATGCTGACACAGACCTGGATACGATTGACACCACGTCTGGTATTACCGCCGTGAATTTGGTCTCAAATTACAGGGTGATCTCTGTGGTTATAGACCGCGAATTGACGGACAAGCATAGGTTGGAGAACTTCATCTTTTATTTTCTGAAGCGTTTGGTCTTAATTAACTTAAATGTCGAGCAAACCGATGTCCCTATGGTTTTCGAGGTTATCAACGATAGAGGGGTGAAGCTTAAGCCATATGAAATTTTGAAAGGAAAGCTGTTAGGGCAGATTCAGAAGGACGAGCTTGATCAATTGGGACTGAATGACCTCTGGGAATCCCAGGTGAATAAAATAAATGCCTACCAAGATGATGATATCGACGAGTTTTTTATCTATTATTTACGGTCGAAATTCGCGAAGACCGTTGGGGATACTCGTAAATTCGACCGCAGTTACCATCGTAATATCTTTCTATCGGAAGTCGAGCAGAAGCTGAAACTGCAACACAACCCTAAGGAAGTAAAGCGATTCCTGCAAAATGATTTTAAATATTACACAGAACTCTATCATCGAGTCCTGCAATATTATAACAAGCTGCATCAAGGATTCCAGCATGTTTATTATAATTCTCTTACGGAGATGGACAGCCAATTCCTATTAATTTTATCCTCTTGCACGCTGAGTGACCCCGAAGAAACGGAGAAAATCAAGCTTATATCCTATGAGGTTGACCGCCTATTCTCGTTATTACAGCTACAGAAAAGCTATGACAGCAACGATTTCAATGAATTGATCTACCTCATCAGTTCTGAAATCAGGGGTCAAGGCGTTCATACGATCAAATCGATTTTTGACAAATATCTGCTACAAATGATCTCAGAAGCACGCGGCGTTTTAACAACCCAAGCATTAACGTACAGCTATTTTAAGGATACCGGAATTGAATTGAACAAGAGGTTTAAACGATACTTTTTTGCCAGAATAGAGCAGTTTATCGCCGATGAAACCCTTATGCAGATGAAACATTCTCTTTACGATCTGGTTGCAAATACGGGAACGGTGAATGGGTTTCACATTGAGCATATTCTTGCCGACAATTCACAAAATCTTCAAGCCTTCGGCAATGATCAAGAACAGTTCGAACGAGAACGTAATCGACTGGGTGGCTTACTCCTTCTGAAGGGGAAAGATAATATTTCAAGTAGTAACGAAAAGTACAGCAAAAAACTCAAAACGTATGCAAACACCTTGTATTGGAACGAGACGTTAAGAGAGGATAGTTACAAAACTAAGATAGATTTTTCTAATATGATTAAAACTCATAAACTTAAGTTTAGACCAGTGGATGACTTTGGGCCGACTGAACTAGAGGAGCGGCATACATTATTATATGAGTTGATCGGTATTATTTGGGGCTAATGGGGAGACTTTTAAAATGCCTCGTCTAAAATTGAACCACCATGAAGCTAAGCCCTATCCTTAGTGTCGATTGGGCTTCATGGTGGAATTGAGGCTGTAAGATAAAGGGTCTTAGTAGTGCCGTGGTAAGGGGGATATATGTGGACAAGCAGCCTAAGATATTTACTGATAATAAAATTGAGTCCTTTTTGGAAAGTTTGGAAGGTATGTCTAAATTAGATATCCAAGCTGCATTTGGTATTGAATCCTTAGAGAAACACTACAGGGGAATATCGATTACAACTATGAAGCTTGGCAAAGGAGCTTCGAATGAAGGACAGCCACATTTAGGAAGTCGCTTAATAGAAAGGATTTCCTTTTTTCACGAGAGCTTGGAGGCAAGAAATAAGGTTCAAAGAAAAGTACTAGGCAATGCCAATATTGAAAAAGCAGCCTATAGCGTACTAGCTGAAATGCTAAGTTACTATTATTTGTTGAAACAAGAAAAAGAAGTTTCTTGGATAGGGCCATTTGGTGGTTCTGTTGATTTTAATTGTAATGATGGTTGCTATGAGGTGAAATCGACTGTAGCACGTTATGGCTCACAAATTACAATTAATAGTCAATATCAGTTAAAAGCAAATTATTTGTTATTTTATCGTTTTGAGCCTGCTGGATACGGTTTTTCGATTCAAGATATGGTTACAAAATTAGTAGAATTGGACTTAGAAGAATCGGAAATCGAACGTGCACTTGAAAAACTAAATTACACAATTGGCAGTGAAGTTCGTACAAAATCATATCGCCTGCTCGAAGTAATGAAATATGAAATCGATGAAAGCTTTCCAAAAATCGTACCAGAAAGTTTTATAAATGGACAATTGCCTAAACATATTAGTGGACTCATTTATAAATTAGATTTAGATGGTTTGAATGGGGAGGTTATTGATTTAAAGGAATTCTAATAGAAAGTCGATGTTCTTTATACAGATCCATACTCGTATAAAGACAAGAAATGAGAAATAGAAATTATAGGTTTTACAAACTGCACTGATATTGTGGATAGTAGTAATAAACTGGGCTATTAAGGATCTTAAATCAGTAAGGAAAGCATGGATGCAACTAACTTTGATGCAACACTAAAAAAACAATTTCACTCAAAGAGAGTGAAAAACATGATTGGGTTTATATTGGTGGTAAGTTGGACTGTGAGTTGAATTACGGTTTTGCGGAAGTAGTCCGAAGGGATATAGCAATAGCCGCCGTCACCCCATGCAGAACCCCAGGAGTTGCGTACAATCGCGTACACAATGCCGTTGATGGTTTTATATCCGACCGCTAACATAGCGTGACCGCCTAAGACCGATTCTCCAGTTTTAGGCATTGGAAATATTCCTTCTGCACCGATGTACTGAAAAGAATCAAATACTGTCATGCCAAGTACAACCGTAAATCCCTCTGCAAGGGCGTGCTGGAGATCAATGAAGCTGGTGACGCGGTGATACTCCTTGATCTTCTTGAAAGCCCCAGCGTGGAAACGCTTATGCAAGGATCGTTGGATGATCATTGTGTGAGCAGCTTCGAATTTTTTGCAACACAAACATAAATCCAGCGGATTTTATGCAAATTTATCCATGGATGCCCAGTTTGATCCCGATATGTTAAGATAAATAAAAAATTCAACGCTCGGAGTGAAGAAGAACATGCCTGTTTATCCGAAACTTTATCAAGAAGTAATAGAGGATCAATATCAGCGTGGCCTGCGGAGATTGGATATTTTGACGGGTTATGCATCATCCAGTTTTGTGCATCATTTAATTTACCGCTATGAGGATCTGAGGCTGGATGTCATCCTCGGTATGGCGAAGCAGGATGCCATTTCCATATGGGATCACAATGAATATGTAAATTTGAGCCGAAGCACCGGAAGGCTTCGGGTGCGCTATTACAACGGCAGGGTGCCCATTCATTCCAAGATTTTTCTCTGGCTGGACAGAAATTCTGTTCCACAGTCGGCTTACGCCGGTTCGGCTAACTTATCCTGGCATGGATTTCGGGATTACCAGGAATTGCTTGTAACGGCGGATGACGCAGAAGTTCGTTCCGCGTTTCCGGCTGATCATGAATTGATCGATTGCACTTCAGAGGATGTGTTTCAGCATTTTACGATGAGTTTTCAGGAATCCCCGCAGTCCAGCCAAATCGATGCAGGCGCTGTCCATCACATCGTCGGCGACCGACCATGGATTGAACTACCGATCGTGACGATCCGAAGCGGAGAGGTGCACGAAAAAAGCGGACTCAACTGGGGACAGCGTCCGGGACGAGAACCTAACCAAGCCTACATCCCAATCCCGAGCGCCGTGCACAAAGAATATCCTGGGTTTCTCCCGGATCGGAAAAGAGCATTTAACTTAATTACCGATGACGGAGAAAGCTTTGTATGCGTGGTTGCCCAAGACAACAGCAAAGCGTTGGAGTCGAGCCACGACAACAGCATATTGGGCAAATATTTCCGTAAGCGCCTCGGTCTGCCTTTCGGATCGAAAGTCGAAAAAATTCATCTGGATTCGTACGGCAGAAGCAATGTGCGGCTTTACAAAATCGACGACGAAACGTTTTATCTTGACTTCAGCGAGGGGAGATTATGATGATGCAAGCATTACATGGGCCGCGCACACGTCGATTTCTTCGAAGTTTGACAGCCGAGATTGGTGCCGCAGAAGCCGACAATATTTTAAAGAATGCGGCGCCGCTGACCGAAGCATTCGGTCCCTCCGCAGATCGCATTAGCAAACAGGGTCTGCTTTTTGGACAGATTCAAAGCGGGAAAACAAACAATATCATGATGTCGATGGCAATGGCTTCTGACAGAGGCTACCGCTTGTTCATTGTTCTGACTTCGGATAATACTTGGCTGTATGATCAAACCCTGCGTAG
The genomic region above belongs to Paenibacillus sp. GP183 and contains:
- a CDS encoding OB-fold nucleic acid binding domain-containing protein, which gives rise to MKLKFYVLWALFIVVLVGGYFLINKKDLFSGDQNKVASAVTPTSQTISSTTALEKGNTAPTVSSSIVSIRSINSKMKGQTVTIKASIKDKKQSKDGHLFLTVEDSSGLLDVPVFADKKVPTDLLIVNKVFQITGQVDVYNGKLEIIPQQTGDIILASDSLEVTKANSGKTIEFQATVLTKYLHPDGHMFLKVKRLDTNEEVEVPVFSNLNYNTESITINAQMKIKGQIQEYKNQMEVIPQNAADLTILKEGDENQVILKSLSEISDKDRGKMFQVRGSVKGVADKDGHLFFTMYLDNNKEMKAVLFRADGKEIVGRKTKIQSASKEGFPIHVLALVDIYNGNLELIINKVYNDY
- a CDS encoding serine/threonine-protein kinase, which produces MQLSKVPEEDLTKKLTDLREIEFLTFGGQKLVYTCLYEGTKCALKLIPLFEEYGEQVETDITRRAEREIKVMREMTSPFFIKLGTTEPGVISINGRKYYHFTESFIDGTPLDGFLRQRTLEVNECVKVGLQITSTISEFVERKYIHRDIKPNNIMYKNTGDFLLLDAGIAYDQGDASSITKGPIQPGTRIYSSPEQLIETGREIDFRSDLFSLGIVLYESLTNRHPFILPGTGETHIIFSILKSPHAPISTCRSDIPKRLVTLINRLLAKRPHMRYKSCDLLMKELNQIKEEL
- a CDS encoding DUF262 domain-containing protein, giving the protein MDVTPDKQNIDKVFSSTTYYIDFYQRQYKWTDEPVRRLLDDIFYKFNTEYKQYKDNDIELDQLVERYSWYYLNTYVTNTIDGKVYIVDGQQRLTTLTLILIKLMHTAKQYGSELRDWISGKIAGQSGFRREFWMNHEQHKTAMSGLYADTDLDTIDTTSGITAVNLVSNYRVISVVIDRELTDKHRLENFIFYFLKRLVLINLNVEQTDVPMVFEVINDRGVKLKPYEILKGKLLGQIQKDELDQLGLNDLWESQVNKINAYQDDDIDEFFIYYLRSKFAKTVGDTRKFDRSYHRNIFLSEVEQKLKLQHNPKEVKRFLQNDFKYYTELYHRVLQYYNKLHQGFQHVYYNSLTEMDSQFLLILSSCTLSDPEETEKIKLISYEVDRLFSLLQLQKSYDSNDFNELIYLISSEIRGQGVHTIKSIFDKYLLQMISEARGVLTTQALTYSYFKDTGIELNKRFKRYFFARIEQFIADETLMQMKHSLYDLVANTGTVNGFHIEHILADNSQNLQAFGNDQEQFERERNRLGGLLLLKGKDNISSSNEKYSKKLKTYANTLYWNETLREDSYKTKIDFSNMIKTHKLKFRPVDDFGPTELEERHTLLYELIGIIWG
- a CDS encoding C1 family peptidase, which gives rise to MIIQRSLHKRFHAGAFKKIKEYHRVTSFIDLQHALAEGFTVVLGMTVFDSFQYIGAEGIFPMPKTGESVLGGHAMLAVGYKTINGIVYAIVRNSWGSAWGDGGYCYIPSDYFRKTVIQLTVQLTTNINPIMFFTLFE
- a CDS encoding PD-(D/E)XK motif protein, whose product is MDKQPKIFTDNKIESFLESLEGMSKLDIQAAFGIESLEKHYRGISITTMKLGKGASNEGQPHLGSRLIERISFFHESLEARNKVQRKVLGNANIEKAAYSVLAEMLSYYYLLKQEKEVSWIGPFGGSVDFNCNDGCYEVKSTVARYGSQITINSQYQLKANYLLFYRFEPAGYGFSIQDMVTKLVELDLEESEIERALEKLNYTIGSEVRTKSYRLLEVMKYEIDESFPKIVPESFINGQLPKHISGLIYKLDLDGLNGEVIDLKEF
- a CDS encoding restriction endonuclease PLD domain-containing protein; protein product: MPVYPKLYQEVIEDQYQRGLRRLDILTGYASSSFVHHLIYRYEDLRLDVILGMAKQDAISIWDHNEYVNLSRSTGRLRVRYYNGRVPIHSKIFLWLDRNSVPQSAYAGSANLSWHGFRDYQELLVTADDAEVRSAFPADHELIDCTSEDVFQHFTMSFQESPQSSQIDAGAVHHIVGDRPWIELPIVTIRSGEVHEKSGLNWGQRPGREPNQAYIPIPSAVHKEYPGFLPDRKRAFNLITDDGESFVCVVAQDNSKALESSHDNSILGKYFRKRLGLPFGSKVEKIHLDSYGRSNVRLYKIDDETFYLDFSEGRL